From a region of the Fischerella sp. JS2 genome:
- the rpaB gene encoding response regulator transcription factor RpaB: protein MESHKEKILVVDDEASIRRILETRLSMIGYDVVTAGDGEEALDTFRKTDPDLVVLDVMMPKLDGYGVCQELRKESDVPIIMLTALGDVADRITGLELGADDYVVKPFSPKELEARIRSVLRRVDKNSASGIPSSGVIHVGNIKIDTNKRQVYKGDERIRLTGMEFSLLELLVSRSGEAFSRSEILQEVWGYTPERHVDTRVVDVHISRLRAKLEDDPSNPELILTARGTGYLFQRIIEPGEE from the coding sequence TTGGAAAGTCATAAAGAAAAAATTCTAGTTGTGGATGACGAAGCCAGCATCCGCCGAATTTTAGAAACTCGGCTTTCAATGATTGGCTATGATGTTGTAACTGCTGGTGATGGCGAAGAAGCTTTGGATACTTTCCGCAAAACTGACCCTGATTTAGTGGTTTTGGATGTGATGATGCCCAAGCTAGATGGCTATGGTGTCTGTCAAGAGTTGCGTAAGGAATCAGATGTCCCAATTATTATGTTAACAGCCTTAGGGGACGTCGCTGACCGGATCACTGGTCTAGAATTAGGTGCTGATGATTACGTAGTTAAACCTTTTTCACCGAAAGAACTCGAAGCACGGATTCGTTCAGTACTGCGGCGGGTAGATAAAAACAGCGCTTCTGGCATTCCTAGTTCTGGGGTAATCCATGTTGGTAATATCAAAATTGATACCAACAAGCGGCAAGTATACAAAGGTGATGAGCGTATTCGCTTAACCGGTATGGAATTTAGCTTGCTAGAACTGTTGGTGAGTCGTTCAGGAGAGGCTTTTTCTCGTTCAGAAATTTTACAGGAAGTGTGGGGATATACACCAGAACGTCATGTGGATACCCGTGTAGTAGATGTACATATTTCTCGTTTACGGGCAAAATTGGAGGATGACCCCAGTAACCCTGAATTGATTCTGACAGCAAGAGGTACTGGTTATCTTTTTCAACGGATTATAGAACCGGGAGAGGAGTAA
- the radA gene encoding DNA repair protein RadA: MPKPKTYYVCNQCGAESPQWFGKCPSCGTYNSLEEEIAIQSSTDVPSRGVGSWHSQQGASKSANKPAKPRSSLRFDQISDRQVTRWPSGYSELDRVLGGGVVPGSMVLIGGDPGIGKSTLLLQVSNELAQRYRILYVSGEESGQQVKLRASRLGVTKPLNLVSNGNDNGNGNTNSTEVIEETSEVIQVEGQNADLYVLPETDLEEILKEVESLKPNLTVIDSIQTVFFPALTSAPGSVAQVRECTAALMKVAKHEDITMLIVGHVTKEGAIAGPKVLEHLVDTVLYFEGDRFASHRLLRTVKNRFGATHEIGIFEMVEHGLREVSNPSELFLGNRDDPGPGTAIVVACEGTRPIVVELQALVSPTSYASPRRSTTGVDYNRLVQILAVLEKRVGVPMSKLDSYVASAGGLNVEEPAVDLGVAIAVVASFRDRIVDPGTVLIGEVGLGGQVRPVSQMELRLKEAAKLGFKRAIVPKGQKFPNLNIEILPVSKVIDAIIAAIPQASLEDEDLEPDEE; the protein is encoded by the coding sequence ATGCCAAAGCCGAAAACTTATTATGTTTGTAACCAATGTGGCGCAGAATCGCCGCAATGGTTTGGTAAGTGTCCATCTTGCGGCACATACAATTCCTTAGAAGAAGAAATTGCCATTCAATCCTCAACGGATGTGCCAAGTCGGGGGGTAGGTAGTTGGCATTCTCAGCAAGGCGCAAGTAAGTCTGCCAACAAGCCAGCGAAGCCAAGGTCTTCTTTGAGATTTGACCAAATTAGCGATCGCCAAGTCACACGCTGGCCTTCTGGTTATAGTGAACTAGATCGAGTCCTCGGTGGCGGTGTTGTTCCTGGTTCGATGGTATTAATCGGTGGCGATCCAGGTATCGGTAAATCTACGTTGCTGCTACAAGTATCCAATGAACTAGCCCAGAGATACCGAATTCTCTACGTTTCTGGAGAAGAATCAGGACAACAAGTGAAATTAAGAGCTTCCCGGCTGGGTGTAACTAAACCACTCAACTTAGTTAGCAATGGTAACGACAATGGTAATGGTAACACTAACAGTACCGAAGTCATAGAAGAAACATCAGAAGTAATACAAGTAGAAGGACAAAATGCAGATTTATATGTATTACCAGAAACAGATTTAGAAGAGATACTTAAAGAAGTAGAATCTCTCAAACCGAATCTAACGGTAATTGACAGTATTCAAACAGTCTTCTTTCCTGCCCTCACCTCTGCACCCGGTTCCGTTGCCCAAGTACGAGAATGTACCGCAGCTTTAATGAAGGTGGCAAAGCATGAAGATATCACAATGTTAATTGTCGGACACGTGACTAAAGAAGGTGCGATCGCCGGGCCGAAAGTTTTAGAACACCTCGTAGATACGGTGTTATATTTTGAAGGCGATCGCTTTGCGTCCCATCGGTTATTACGGACAGTCAAAAACCGTTTTGGTGCTACTCACGAAATCGGCATCTTTGAAATGGTCGAACACGGTTTGCGGGAAGTTTCTAACCCCAGTGAACTATTTTTGGGCAACCGTGATGATCCAGGCCCTGGGACTGCCATTGTCGTGGCTTGTGAAGGTACACGTCCGATTGTTGTGGAACTACAAGCTTTGGTAAGCCCAACTAGTTACGCTTCTCCCCGTCGTTCTACTACAGGCGTAGATTATAACCGCTTGGTGCAGATTCTCGCAGTATTGGAAAAACGGGTAGGCGTTCCCATGTCCAAGTTAGATTCCTACGTCGCTTCCGCAGGAGGGTTAAACGTCGAAGAACCAGCAGTAGATTTGGGAGTAGCGATCGCTGTTGTTGCTAGTTTCCGCGATCGTATTGTTGATCCTGGTACTGTATTAATTGGTGAAGTGGGGTTAGGTGGACAAGTGCGTCCCGTGTCACAAATGGAACTACGGTTGAAAGAAGCAGCGAAGCTAGGATTTAAGCGGGCGATTGTCCCCAAAGGGCAAAAATTTCCCAACTTAAATATCGAAATTTTGCCGGTGTCTAAGGTAATAGATGCAATTATCGCGGCAATACCACAGGCGTCGTTGGAGGATGAAGATTTAGAACCGGATGAGGAGTGA
- a CDS encoding serine/threonine-protein kinase → MVWNPGQPLFGGRYVINRRLGEGGIGITYLAKNRRGELRVIKTLKEQILNDPVWIPHQAKLRHDFRDEALRLALCRHPHIVQVENVFDDENLPCMAMEYIEGEDLAQRLRRVGKLPEAEALLYIRQIGDALSLVHEKGLLHRDLKPSNIMIRNGKSETVLIDFGIARQFIPGAIQVHTQALTDGYAPPEQYIPDAERGEYIDVYALAGTLYTLLTGQLPMPAPARLQNFTLQPPKELNGNISNRVNEAIMKGMALNYKFRPQSVQEWLNLLQGTGTIPHQEPTSKRQSQKNTEAVPRNWQCVKTLTSHSDWVNSITFSPDGRLLASSSRDNKIKLWQLSIAKEIRTLTSPLMFITSVIFSPDGQLLASECRDKKIKLWQLSTSTEIYSLKGHLDEVTSVTISPDGKMLASGSNDKTIKIWQLSTGREICTLTGHMDVVTSVAFSPDGRFLASGSWDNTIKLWQVSTGINIWTFPGHSQWVNSVAFSPDGKLLASASRDNTIKLWQVNTGIEIFTLKGHSDWVTSVAFNYEGQIIASGSHDKTIKIWQGS, encoded by the coding sequence ATGGTGTGGAATCCAGGACAGCCGTTATTTGGGGGACGCTACGTTATTAACAGAAGGTTAGGCGAAGGTGGAATAGGCATTACTTACCTTGCCAAAAACAGACGTGGTGAACTAAGAGTAATAAAAACTCTCAAAGAACAAATATTAAACGATCCTGTTTGGATACCACACCAAGCTAAATTACGCCATGACTTCCGCGATGAAGCACTGCGGCTTGCTTTATGTCGCCATCCTCACATAGTGCAAGTGGAAAATGTCTTTGATGATGAAAATTTGCCGTGCATGGCAATGGAGTACATTGAAGGGGAAGACTTAGCCCAACGTCTCAGGCGGGTGGGAAAATTACCAGAAGCTGAAGCGCTATTATATATTCGGCAAATTGGCGATGCTTTGAGCTTAGTTCATGAAAAGGGTTTGCTGCATCGGGATTTGAAGCCGAGTAACATCATGATCCGTAATGGCAAATCAGAAACTGTGCTAATTGATTTTGGCATTGCCAGACAATTTATTCCTGGTGCTATCCAAGTACATACACAGGCGCTTACTGATGGTTATGCCCCACCAGAGCAGTATATCCCTGATGCTGAACGTGGGGAATATATTGATGTTTATGCCTTAGCTGGTACGTTGTATACTTTGCTAACTGGTCAATTACCTATGCCTGCTCCTGCCAGGCTGCAAAACTTTACCCTACAACCACCTAAAGAATTAAATGGCAACATCAGTAACAGGGTAAATGAGGCAATTATGAAAGGGATGGCGCTAAATTATAAATTTCGCCCCCAGTCAGTGCAGGAGTGGTTGAATTTGTTGCAGGGTACTGGAACAATACCGCATCAAGAACCTACTAGTAAGCGACAATCACAAAAAAACACTGAAGCAGTTCCCAGAAACTGGCAATGTGTTAAAACTCTCACAAGTCATTCTGACTGGGTTAATTCTATTACTTTTAGCCCAGATGGGCGGTTATTAGCTAGTAGCAGTCGAGACAACAAGATCAAACTATGGCAATTGAGTATAGCTAAAGAAATTCGTACTCTTACGAGTCCTTTGATGTTCATTACTAGCGTTATATTTAGCCCAGATGGACAGTTGCTTGCTAGTGAATGTCGAGACAAAAAGATAAAACTATGGCAACTGAGTACAAGTACAGAAATCTACTCTCTCAAAGGTCATTTGGATGAAGTTACTAGTGTCACCATCAGCCCGGATGGAAAAATGCTTGCTAGTGGAAGTAATGATAAAACTATCAAGATTTGGCAGTTAAGTACAGGTAGAGAAATCTGTACTCTCACAGGCCATATGGATGTAGTTACTAGTGTCGCTTTTAGCCCAGATGGACGGTTTTTGGCTAGTGGTAGTTGGGATAACACTATCAAACTTTGGCAAGTGAGTACAGGTATAAACATCTGGACTTTTCCTGGTCATTCCCAATGGGTAAATTCAGTTGCCTTTAGTCCAGATGGAAAGTTGCTTGCTAGTGCTAGTAGGGACAATACTATCAAACTATGGCAAGTGAATACAGGTATAGAAATCTTCACTCTCAAAGGACATTCCGACTGGGTTACTTCCGTAGCTTTCAACTACGAAGGACAGATTATAGCTAGTGGAAGTCATGACAAAACTATCAAAATTTGGCAAGGCAGCTAG
- a CDS encoding Uma2 family endonuclease codes for MTSSPHLIPQSDPPLPPWQTLPTMYDLPSDNSEEPGLPDDFHFLQPLLLYLTFQPINWNLELVYSAADLNLYYDVQHPLWYKRPDWFGVVGVPKLYNERDLRLSYVTWQEGVNPFVVVELLSPGTEEEDLGTRKNEIGKPPTKWEVYERILRIPYYIVFSRYTNEIQAFQLVGGHYEPMNLVEGRLQMPELSLSLGLWQGSFRDIERLWLRWFTLEGKLIPAPTEEAAAATERAIIAEQEAAQAKRKAEQLAERLRQLGVNPDEID; via the coding sequence ATGACTTCCTCTCCTCATCTCATTCCTCAGTCTGATCCTCCCCTTCCTCCTTGGCAAACTCTACCAACAATGTATGATTTACCAAGTGACAACTCAGAGGAACCCGGTTTGCCAGACGATTTTCACTTTTTACAACCTTTGCTTTTATATTTAACTTTTCAACCAATTAACTGGAATCTAGAATTAGTTTACAGTGCGGCTGACCTCAATCTCTACTACGATGTTCAACATCCTCTGTGGTATAAACGTCCAGATTGGTTTGGTGTAGTTGGAGTACCAAAATTGTATAATGAGCGTGATTTACGTTTAAGTTATGTAACTTGGCAAGAAGGAGTAAATCCTTTTGTTGTCGTTGAATTGTTATCTCCAGGAACAGAAGAAGAAGATTTAGGCACAAGGAAAAATGAAATAGGTAAACCTCCCACAAAATGGGAAGTTTATGAAAGAATCTTGCGGATTCCCTACTATATTGTTTTTAGTCGCTACACCAATGAAATTCAGGCATTTCAGTTAGTAGGTGGTCATTATGAACCGATGAATTTGGTGGAAGGACGCTTACAAATGCCAGAGTTGAGTTTAAGTTTAGGACTATGGCAGGGGTCATTTCGAGATATTGAAAGGCTATGGTTAAGATGGTTCACTTTAGAAGGAAAATTAATTCCCGCACCCACAGAGGAAGCTGCTGCTGCTACTGAACGAGCTATTATTGCTGAACAAGAAGCTGCTCAAGCAAAAAGAAAAGCAGAACAATTAGCAGAACGATTACGCCAATTAGGTGTTAACCCTGATGAGATAGATTAA
- a CDS encoding ATP-binding cassette domain-containing protein, with protein MTGSFEQATLVSPQPFLELNNKGQTLRLYLQKDEHRLGRGREWADLEVPIGWEVFSRKQATLRKEGGDYRIYDGDGINPSRNGIFLNKVPIDAKGYLLKNGVELEIGQSPHNRIQLTYYNPVDAPAAIPTNRRLTLKGLKDWPVQLGRAPKPDRYSSMQLDAPTVSRLHATIYPDGQGGHILQDLSTNGTFVNGQRVSKRIQLVDQSRIKIGPFSLLYRPDSLELLDSGSQIRLDVNRLQRKVKDKEGREKIILNDVSLVIEPGQLVALVGGSGAGKSTLMKSLLGIEPVSSGTVYLNGDNLRQNWPMYRSQLGYVPQDDIVHPDLRVEEVLAYACKLRLPPDTNVKQVVDTTLEQIKLTHVRTNFIRNLSGGQRKRVSIGVELLADPKLFFLDEPTSGLDPGLDKEMMRLLRELADQGRTVVLVTHATANIEVCDRIVFMGRGGKLCYFGPPKEALRFFEMPSEDLKYFSDIYIKLDQGGNGKDVASTVDYWSQKYERSPECQKYVKSQLKSGKDSTSKADDSIHTGISPIKQLLLLSQRYLQLVMRDRTSIIFSLVSGPIAIALTAWILRDETPLKKLNPPEITQGPLALKVLFIFSCIGIWVGLSSSVREIVKEAAIYARERLINLGLFPYLGSKVAIRSSLVLLQTLLILAAVLIGFKSPEYNLMPWFLGLGITTFLTLLASVSLSLMVSALVKTENEANSILPLIMIPQIILSGVLFEMTGLAAKLGWLTISRWSIGAYGILVNVNAMVPENTPGLPSLADIFEKSDVYNATWKNLGLNWGILGVHTLVYLIVALLLQKRKDIV; from the coding sequence ATGACAGGGAGCTTTGAGCAAGCGACGCTTGTTAGTCCTCAACCTTTTTTGGAACTGAATAACAAAGGTCAGACCCTACGGCTTTATCTCCAAAAAGATGAGCATCGCTTGGGGCGTGGTCGCGAATGGGCAGATTTAGAAGTACCAATAGGCTGGGAAGTCTTCTCCAGAAAACAGGCTACCTTACGCAAAGAAGGAGGAGATTATCGAATTTACGATGGTGATGGCATTAATCCCAGTCGCAACGGTATATTTTTGAACAAAGTTCCTATTGATGCTAAGGGTTATTTGTTAAAAAATGGAGTTGAGCTAGAAATCGGACAATCTCCTCACAACCGAATTCAGCTGACTTACTATAACCCTGTTGATGCTCCTGCAGCGATTCCCACAAACCGCCGCCTGACCTTAAAAGGCTTGAAGGACTGGCCCGTACAACTAGGACGCGCGCCCAAGCCGGATCGCTATTCTTCCATGCAGTTAGATGCGCCTACGGTCTCCCGCCTGCACGCTACAATTTATCCTGATGGGCAAGGAGGACACATTCTCCAAGACTTGAGTACAAACGGTACTTTTGTCAATGGTCAACGAGTTTCAAAACGTATCCAGTTAGTAGATCAAAGCAGAATTAAAATCGGGCCATTTAGTCTGCTTTATCGCCCGGATTCCTTGGAATTATTAGATAGTGGTAGTCAAATCCGCCTTGATGTCAACCGCTTGCAGCGTAAGGTCAAAGACAAAGAGGGACGGGAAAAAATAATTCTCAACGATGTGTCTTTGGTGATTGAACCAGGACAATTAGTCGCGTTAGTAGGTGGTAGCGGTGCTGGTAAGTCCACCTTGATGAAATCTTTATTGGGAATTGAACCAGTATCTTCGGGTACAGTCTATCTCAATGGCGACAACTTGCGGCAAAACTGGCCGATGTATAGATCGCAACTAGGCTATGTCCCCCAGGATGACATTGTGCATCCCGACCTCCGGGTAGAAGAGGTACTGGCTTATGCTTGCAAACTGCGGCTACCACCTGATACAAATGTCAAGCAAGTAGTAGATACTACTTTAGAACAAATTAAACTCACTCACGTACGGACAAATTTTATACGTAACCTCAGTGGTGGACAACGCAAACGCGTCAGTATTGGAGTGGAACTGTTAGCTGACCCAAAACTCTTCTTCTTAGATGAACCGACTTCTGGTCTTGACCCTGGTTTAGATAAAGAAATGATGCGTCTGTTGCGAGAATTGGCAGATCAGGGGCGGACAGTAGTTTTAGTTACCCATGCTACAGCCAATATTGAAGTGTGCGATCGCATTGTCTTCATGGGTAGGGGTGGCAAACTTTGTTACTTTGGCCCTCCTAAAGAAGCACTGCGTTTTTTTGAAATGCCTTCAGAAGACTTAAAGTATTTTTCCGATATTTACATCAAACTTGATCAAGGCGGTAATGGCAAAGACGTTGCATCAACAGTTGATTATTGGTCGCAAAAATACGAAAGATCCCCAGAATGTCAGAAATACGTAAAATCACAGTTAAAGTCTGGTAAAGATAGCACATCAAAAGCAGATGATAGTATCCACACAGGGATATCTCCAATTAAGCAATTGCTGCTATTGAGTCAGCGATATCTGCAATTAGTGATGCGTGATCGCACAAGTATAATTTTTTCATTAGTATCAGGACCGATTGCGATCGCTTTAACTGCTTGGATATTACGAGACGAAACACCCTTAAAAAAACTCAACCCGCCAGAAATTACCCAAGGGCCTCTTGCACTCAAGGTACTGTTTATATTTAGTTGTATAGGAATTTGGGTAGGGCTTTCTAGTTCCGTACGAGAAATAGTCAAAGAAGCAGCGATTTATGCACGAGAACGACTAATTAACTTGGGTTTATTTCCTTACTTGGGTTCTAAAGTTGCCATTCGTTCTAGTTTAGTGCTGTTACAAACTCTCTTAATTCTTGCAGCCGTATTAATTGGCTTTAAATCCCCAGAATATAATCTCATGCCTTGGTTCTTGGGCTTGGGAATTACTACCTTTTTAACTCTGCTAGCGAGTGTCAGTCTGAGTTTAATGGTATCTGCCTTAGTGAAAACAGAAAACGAAGCAAATAGTATTTTGCCTTTGATTATGATTCCCCAAATCATTCTCTCAGGGGTACTATTTGAAATGACAGGCTTAGCAGCTAAACTGGGTTGGTTAACAATTAGTAGATGGTCAATCGGTGCTTATGGAATTTTAGTAAATGTGAATGCAATGGTTCCAGAAAATACGCCAGGTTTGCCATCTCTAGCTGATATTTTTGAAAAGTCTGATGTGTACAACGCAACTTGGAAGAATTTAGGTTTAAATTGGGGAATTTTAGGTGTGCATACGTTGGTTTATTTGATTGTGGCGCTGTTGTTGCAAAAGCGGAAAGATATTGTTTGA
- a CDS encoding phosphate/phosphite/phosphonate ABC transporter substrate-binding protein: MKTTIFSPPRFLLFPLVALIGIFGLGCNSQPKTNSTPDQLTIGVISYGEGKTSLDKYERFKDYIASQTRAMVDLEPAYNELQAIDQIRNKKWELVFAPPGLAAIAIGKELYIPLFSMEGVSNRQRSLLIVREDKPITKISDLANKTVALGEIGSAAGYYVPLYDLYGLTLAEIRFAPTPKTVLEWISNGTVDAGAISEQDFEVYRRSFRETKFRTLHTSRWIPSGVMLLSPTVDRNQQQQIQKAMNDAPADIAADAGYVPAAKIPSYQEFIKLVEKVQPIEARVKQKPAVLLPETSAQQKSS, encoded by the coding sequence ATGAAAACTACTATTTTTAGTCCGCCACGTTTTTTACTATTTCCACTAGTAGCATTAATAGGAATATTTGGGTTAGGGTGTAATTCCCAACCAAAAACAAACAGCACACCTGACCAACTGACAATTGGTGTGATTAGCTACGGCGAGGGAAAAACATCGCTCGATAAGTATGAGCGTTTTAAAGATTACATAGCATCACAAACTCGGGCAATGGTAGATCTGGAACCAGCTTACAACGAACTGCAAGCTATTGACCAAATTCGCAATAAAAAATGGGAATTAGTATTCGCACCTCCTGGTTTAGCTGCGATCGCGATCGGCAAAGAACTTTACATTCCTCTATTTTCGATGGAAGGGGTCAGTAATAGACAACGTTCTTTATTGATTGTCAGAGAAGATAAACCAATCACAAAAATATCAGATTTGGCAAATAAAACTGTTGCTTTAGGAGAAATTGGTTCTGCTGCTGGTTATTATGTTCCTTTGTACGATCTCTACGGTTTAACCTTAGCTGAAATTCGTTTTGCTCCCACTCCCAAAACAGTACTTGAGTGGATTAGTAATGGAACGGTTGATGCTGGCGCCATATCAGAACAAGATTTTGAGGTTTATCGCCGCAGTTTTAGAGAAACCAAGTTTAGAACTTTACACACCAGTCGCTGGATTCCCTCTGGTGTAATGCTACTTTCGCCTACAGTAGATCGCAATCAACAGCAGCAAATTCAAAAAGCAATGAACGATGCACCTGCTGATATTGCTGCTGATGCAGGTTACGTTCCTGCTGCTAAAATACCTAGTTATCAAGAGTTTATTAAATTAGTCGAAAAAGTTCAGCCGATAGAGGCAAGGGTAAAGCAAAAACCCGCTGTTCTCCTCCCAGAAACATCTGCTCAGCAAAAATCAAGTTAA
- a CDS encoding serine/threonine-protein kinase: MSQPPLIKPEIPSGTLIDNRYIIQQLLGQGGLGRTYLAFDTRRFNEACVLKEFAPIGTGGGGLEKCRNLFKREAKILHQLEHPQIPRFLACFEGDGRLFLVQEYVNGKTYSALLRDRQLQGQTFTEQEVIQWLKYLLPVLEYIHQHHIIHRDISPDNIMLPEGNILPVLIDFGVGKQIADLNDVTNSNQATFVGKMSLVGKVGYAPREQISLGLCSPSSDLYALGVTAVVLLTGKDPSFLMDQYSLEWKWRFYTYVSDGFAQILDKMLSDTPRHRYQTSQEVLRDLELLGRPQAASSSTMFDVPPTILTPDSQTTITIAQSSPNLDLDETVLSKPPNQQAFPDQQTSRRPQTYQGQQTQQANQNPQTSRHPQTYQSQPSYQNQQNSRYPQTYQGQSSYQNQPTNQNQQQITSLNAAFVQRCQDTLAFYIGPMASLIVEDTLADNPQVTPYQFVELLAREIPESEAALEFTRRLFS; encoded by the coding sequence ATGTCTCAGCCCCCCTTAATTAAACCAGAAATACCTTCAGGAACACTAATTGATAATCGTTATATCATCCAGCAACTTCTAGGGCAGGGGGGTTTGGGGCGAACTTACTTGGCATTTGATACTCGGCGCTTTAATGAGGCCTGTGTACTCAAGGAATTTGCTCCTATTGGTACTGGGGGGGGAGGATTAGAAAAATGCCGAAATTTATTCAAAAGAGAAGCCAAAATCCTTCACCAGCTAGAGCATCCACAGATACCTCGTTTTTTGGCTTGCTTTGAAGGAGATGGTCGGCTGTTTCTGGTACAAGAGTATGTTAATGGTAAAACCTACTCAGCCTTATTGCGCGATCGCCAACTTCAAGGACAAACTTTTACAGAACAAGAAGTTATTCAGTGGCTGAAATATTTATTACCTGTTTTAGAGTATATTCATCAGCATCATATTATTCATAGGGATATTTCACCCGACAATATCATGTTACCAGAAGGTAACATTTTACCTGTATTAATTGATTTTGGAGTTGGAAAACAAATAGCTGATCTTAATGATGTTACTAATTCCAATCAAGCAACTTTTGTCGGCAAAATGTCTTTGGTGGGAAAAGTAGGATACGCCCCCCGCGAACAAATCAGCTTAGGGTTGTGTTCTCCTAGTAGTGACCTTTATGCTTTGGGAGTCACAGCAGTTGTACTACTTACAGGTAAAGACCCATCCTTTCTCATGGATCAGTATAGCTTGGAGTGGAAATGGCGTTTTTACACCTATGTCAGCGATGGATTTGCTCAAATCCTAGATAAAATGCTCTCAGACACACCCAGGCATAGATACCAAACATCTCAGGAAGTTTTAAGAGATCTTGAGCTTTTAGGACGACCTCAAGCAGCATCATCATCAACAATGTTTGATGTTCCTCCTACTATACTCACTCCTGATTCTCAAACAACAATAACAATAGCTCAGTCTTCTCCTAATTTAGATTTAGATGAAACAGTGCTGAGTAAACCACCAAATCAACAAGCTTTTCCTGATCAACAAACTTCTCGCCGTCCCCAAACTTATCAAGGTCAACAGACTCAACAGGCTAATCAAAATCCACAAACTTCTCGTCATCCCCAAACCTACCAAAGTCAGCCTAGCTACCAAAATCAACAGAATTCCCGTTATCCCCAAACTTATCAAGGTCAGTCTAGTTACCAAAATCAACCAACCAATCAAAATCAACAACAAATTACCTCGCTCAACGCTGCATTTGTTCAGCGTTGTCAAGATACCTTGGCGTTCTACATTGGCCCTATGGCTAGCCTGATTGTAGAAGATACTTTAGCCGACAATCCGCAAGTCACGCCTTACCAATTTGTCGAACTCTTAGCAAGAGAAATCCCAGAGTCAGAAGCAGCATTGGAATTTACAAGACGCTTATTTTCTTGA
- a CDS encoding c-type heme family protein: MLKNLRLKQKVTILLLVILTFGLSLSGLALSSVLRQNAKQEVTSTALMLMETMIAVRQYTSTQVNPELVDKLETEFLPQSVPGYSAREVFENLRQKQDYREFFYKEATLNPTNLRDKADSFETQVVNRFRGNKNLKEESGFRSLPSGNIYYIARPLKVSDAKCLQCHSTAAQAPKSMIDRYGTANGFNWQLGEIVGAQIISVPASRVINKANQSSLLIVGLVSIVFVIVIVLVNIFLTRQVVLPLKRITRVAEEVSTGHMDVEFEQLTNDEIGHLAKAFKRMKLSLEMAMKRLKRPPGNTHGTGGMGGTGSSDYPQR; encoded by the coding sequence ATGTTAAAAAATTTACGACTGAAACAAAAAGTTACGATTTTATTACTTGTAATTCTGACATTTGGTTTAAGCTTGAGCGGTTTAGCGTTATCTTCTGTGTTAAGGCAAAATGCTAAACAGGAAGTTACTTCCACAGCTTTGATGTTGATGGAAACTATGATTGCTGTCCGGCAGTACACTAGCACTCAAGTTAATCCGGAACTAGTTGATAAATTGGAAACTGAGTTTTTACCACAATCAGTACCTGGTTACTCAGCACGAGAAGTATTTGAAAATTTGCGACAAAAACAAGATTACCGAGAGTTTTTTTATAAAGAAGCTACCTTAAACCCTACTAACTTGCGGGATAAGGCTGATAGCTTTGAGACACAAGTAGTAAATCGCTTCCGAGGTAACAAAAACTTAAAAGAAGAAAGTGGATTTCGATCGCTTCCTAGTGGAAATATTTACTATATTGCTCGTCCACTCAAAGTTTCTGACGCAAAATGCTTACAATGCCACAGTACAGCAGCTCAAGCACCAAAAAGTATGATCGATCGCTATGGTACGGCTAACGGTTTTAACTGGCAATTAGGTGAAATTGTTGGCGCGCAAATTATTTCTGTACCAGCTAGCAGAGTTATTAACAAAGCAAATCAGTCTTCTTTGTTAATTGTTGGACTTGTATCTATTGTTTTTGTAATTGTTATCGTCCTAGTTAACATCTTTTTGACTCGACAAGTAGTTCTTCCTCTCAAACGCATCACTCGTGTGGCGGAAGAAGTTAGTACAGGACATATGGATGTAGAGTTTGAGCAGTTAACTAATGATGAAATTGGTCATCTCGCCAAAGCTTTTAAACGGATGAAGTTAAGTTTGGAAATGGCTATGAAACGCCTCAAACGTCCTCCTGGAAATACACATGGTACAGGAGGAATGGGGGGTACTGGAAGTAGTGATTATCCCCAACGGTAA